One Cololabis saira isolate AMF1-May2022 chromosome 12, fColSai1.1, whole genome shotgun sequence DNA window includes the following coding sequences:
- the hoxc12a gene encoding homeobox protein Hox-C12a, translating into MGEHNLLNPGFVGPLVNIHTGDTFYFPNFRASGGQLAGLPSLSYPRRDNVCSLPWNPSEPCNGYSQSYFSSPVSINPSFNRSCEITRPEEGKCYYNGGNGNRETCSGGSSLKREDRARDTSSLTSDHGMHSGIGGSAAFSKYDYGTEQLTQDPPSCQSMESDSSSSLLNEGSKPSSSDTQTLVSPGSHSSNIAAGGGAPWYPMHTRTRKKRKPYSKLQLAELEGEFMLNEFITRQRRRELSDRLNLSDQQVKIWFQNRRMKKKRLMLREQALAYF; encoded by the exons ATGGGCGAGCATAATCTCCTTAATCCAGGGTTTGTGGGACCTTTGGTTAACATCCACACTGGAGATACGTTTTACTTTCCGAATTTTAGAGCCTCGGGGGGACAACTGGCGGGGCTACCGTCGCTCTCATACCCGAGAAGGGACAATGTTTGCTCCCTCCCGTGGAATCCTTCGGAGCCGTGCAATGGATATTCTCAATCCTACTTTAGTAGCCCCGTGTCTATTAACCCTTCCTTTAATCGGTCGTGTGAAATTACCAGACCAGAGGAGGGTAAATGTTATTACAACGGCGGAAACGGCAACAGGGAGACCTGTTCAGGTGGCAGTAGCCTCAAACGAGAGGACAGGGCGAGAGACACATCATCCCTAACATCTGATCACGGGATGCACAGTGGAATTGGCGGCAGTGCCGCCTTTTCCAAATATGATTATGGGACCGAGCAGCTGACGCAAGACCCGCCATCCTGTCAGTCAATGGAGTCCGACTCCAGCTCGTCTCTGCTCAACGAGGGCAGCAAGCCTTCATCCAGCGACACACAGACCCTGGTGTCACCGGGAAGCCATTCAAGCAACATAGCTGCAGGCGGAG GTGCCCCGTGGTACCCGATGCACACTCGGACCAGAAAGAAACGCAAACCCTATTCCAAACTTCAGCTAGCTGAGCTAGAAGGTGAATTCATGCTGAATGAGTTCATCACCAGGCAGCGGCGGAGGGAGCTCTCCGATCGTCTGAATCTCAGCGACCAGCAAGTCAAGATCTGGTTCCAGAACCGCAGGATGAAAAAGAAGAGACTAATGTTGAGGGAACAAGCTTTGGCCTACTTTTAG
- the hoxc13a gene encoding homeobox protein Hox-C13a: protein MTTSLVLHPRWADTFMYVYEKSPNENNQNKSQTMEGLSGNCPATHCRDLMSHPALGRHSGSIATHQGSVYSDISSPDTGRQCPAPQTSSSASLSYGYPFGNPYYGCRLSHSHNVNLQQKPCSYHPAEKYAEPSTALPSEELSTRAKEFAFYPSFASSYQAVPGYLDVSVVPSISAHPEPRHDALIPMEGYQHWALSNGWDGQVYCSKEQTQSTHLWKSPFPDVVPLQPEVSSYRRGRKKRVPYTKIQLKELEKEYAASKFITKDKRRRISAATNLSERQVTIWFQNRRVKEKKFVSKSKNNHMHTT from the exons ATGACGACTTCGCTGGTTCTGCATCCACGCTGGGCGGACACCTTCATGTACGTTTATGAAAAAAGCCCGAATGAAAACAATCAGAATAAAAGCCAAACAATGGAGGGACTGAGCGGTAATTGCCCTGCGACCCACTGCAGGGACCTGATGTCGCACCCCGCGCTGGGACGACATTCTGGCAGCATAGCGACCCACCAGGGCTCCGTCTACTCGGATATTTCCTCACCAGACACCGGCCGGCAGTGTCCTGCTCCTCAGACATCCTCGAGTGCATCTTTGAGTTACGGTTACCCGTTTGGAAACCCATATTATGGCTGTCGGTTATCTCACTCGCACAACGTGAACTTGCAGCAGAAGCCCTGCTCGTACCACCCGGCAGAGAAATACGCCGAGCCCAGCACGGCGCTGCCCTCGGAAGAACTGTCCACGAGGGCGAAAGAGTTCGCCTTCTACCCCAGTTTCGCGAGCTCGTATCAAGCTGTCCCCGGATATCTGGACGTGTCGGTGGTGCCCAGTATCAGCGCCCACCCTGAACCGCGACACGACGCCCTGATCCCCATGGAAGGCTACCAGCACTGGGCTCTCTCCAATGGCTGGGATGGGCAGGTGTACTGCTCCAAAGAGCAAACGCAGTCCACTCATCTTTGGAAATCACCCTTCCCAG ACGTCGTGCCATTGCAGCCTGAGGTCAGCAGTTATCGTCGCGGGCGTAAAAAGCGAGTCCCTTATACCAAGAtccagctgaaggagctggagaaGGAGTACGCCGCCAGCAAGTTCATCACCAAAGACAAGAGAAGGCGCATCTCAGCCGCCACCAATCTCTCAGAGCGCCAAGTCACTATCTGGTTCCAAAACCGGCGGGTCAAGGAGAAGAAATTCGTCAGTAAATCCAAGAACAATCACATGCACACCACTTGA